A single Muntiacus reevesi chromosome 9, mMunRee1.1, whole genome shotgun sequence DNA region contains:
- the TIMM10 gene encoding mitochondrial import inner membrane translocase subunit Tim10, whose translation MDPLRAQQLAAELEVEMMADMYNRMTSACHRKCVPPHYKEAELSKGESVCLDRCVSKYLDIHERMGKKLTELSMQDEELMKRVQQSAGPV comes from the exons ATGGACCCACTCAGGGCCCAGCAGCTGGCCGCGGAGCTGGAGGTAGAGATGATGGCCGACATGTACAACAG AATGACCAGCGCCTGCCACCGGAAGTGCGTGCCTCCCCACTACAAGGAAGCAGAGCTGTCCAAGGGTGAGTCTGTGTGCCTGGACCGCTGTGTCTCCAAGTACCTGGACATCCATGAGCGGATGGGCAAGAAGCTGACAGAGCTGTCTATGCAGGATGAGGAGCTGATGAAGAGGGTGCAGCAGAGTGCTGGGCCTGTGTGA